A portion of the Luxibacter massiliensis genome contains these proteins:
- a CDS encoding tyrosine-type recombinase/integrase, producing MIEEFERHLRGTNLSENTISSYLFALRQYNSQYDGITKKNLRAYKVWLIESYKPKTVNLRLRAINCYLESIGKENLKMPFVRVQQKAFLENVISEADYEYFKTCLKRDGELFWYFVIRFLAATGARVSELIQIKVEHIKLGHLDLYSKGGKLRRIYIPKSLQNEALSWLNDKHQESGFIFLNKYGDRITTRGISGQLKKLAVRYGIDPAVVYPHSFRHRFAKSFLDRCNDIAFLADLMGHESIETTRIYLRKTSTEQRAIVDKVIDW from the coding sequence ATGATAGAAGAATTTGAAAGACATTTGAGAGGTACAAATCTCTCGGAGAACACGATATCCTCGTATCTTTTTGCCCTACGGCAATACAACTCGCAGTACGATGGTATCACAAAAAAGAACCTGCGAGCGTATAAGGTTTGGCTAATAGAAAGCTATAAGCCAAAGACGGTCAACCTGCGTCTGCGAGCAATTAATTGCTACTTGGAAAGTATCGGTAAAGAGAACTTAAAAATGCCGTTTGTACGTGTGCAGCAAAAAGCATTTCTGGAAAATGTCATCAGCGAGGCGGATTATGAATATTTCAAAACCTGCCTCAAACGGGATGGTGAACTGTTCTGGTACTTTGTTATACGTTTTCTGGCAGCGACCGGCGCACGAGTCAGCGAACTCATACAGATCAAGGTGGAACACATCAAGCTTGGACATTTGGATTTATATTCGAAGGGTGGTAAACTTCGGCGAATATATATACCAAAGTCCTTGCAAAATGAAGCCCTTTCTTGGCTGAACGATAAGCATCAAGAAAGTGGCTTCATTTTTTTAAACAAATATGGGGACAGAATTACAACCAGAGGCATTTCCGGACAGTTAAAGAAACTGGCGGTACGGTATGGTATTGATCCAGCAGTTGTATATCCGCATTCTTTCCGTCACCGGTTTGCAAAGAGTTTTTTAGATCGCTGCAATGACATTGCATTTCTTGCTGACCTTATGGGGCATGAGAGCATCGAAACCACTCGCATTTACCTCCGCAAAACCTCAACCGAGCAACGTGCTATCGTAGACAAAGTTATAGACTGGTAA
- a CDS encoding restriction endonuclease subunit S: protein MDGTERCIDDELPFEIPESWCWCKIRNIFTLQAGKNIQAAEIHENPFPGSYPCYGGNGIRGYVAKSNRSGDYPIIGRQGALCGNINRGTGKFYATEHAVCVETYSGVNVTWACLFLTALNLNQFATATAQPGLAVTNINEVFIPLPPLNEQQRIVQKIEELLPLVKSL, encoded by the coding sequence TTGGACGGTACAGAGCGTTGTATTGATGATGAACTGCCGTTTGAAATACCGGAAAGCTGGTGCTGGTGTAAAATCAGGAACATATTCACGCTTCAAGCGGGAAAAAATATTCAAGCTGCAGAAATCCATGAAAATCCATTTCCCGGTTCTTATCCCTGTTATGGTGGAAACGGAATTCGAGGCTATGTTGCCAAATCCAATCGCTCTGGTGATTATCCTATAATCGGAAGGCAAGGCGCTCTGTGTGGCAATATCAACCGAGGTACAGGTAAATTCTACGCCACAGAACACGCTGTATGCGTTGAAACATATTCGGGTGTTAATGTTACCTGGGCCTGCCTCTTTCTTACCGCACTTAACCTAAATCAATTCGCCACTGCAACAGCACAGCCTGGATTGGCAGTGACCAACATAAATGAGGTTTTTATTCCTTTACCGCCCTTAAACGAGCAGCAGCGCATCGTTCAGAAAATCGAAGAGTTGCTCCCGCTTGTTAAAAGTCTATAG
- a CDS encoding restriction endonuclease subunit S, which translates to MYPTALIFCAYLLSINNLPYEKIGKKEPVCIADEVPFEIPESWEWVTLKMIAITELGKTLDKAKNQGDYKPYLCSINVYWNGIDLTKVKEARFEENEISKYKLKKGDLLICEGGDVGRSAIWENDQEMYYQNALHRVRFYGGINPYYFRLLMECYKGNKILDKKSKGMTIKHLVQTALNAIYFPLPPVQEQQRIVDKFQSLIPILEQYNTSEIRLSNLNIGFPDLLKKSILQEAVQGKLVPQDPADEPASLLLERIRAEKQKLIAEGKIKKDKHESVIFRRDNSHYEKRGSEEVCIDDEIPFEIPENWAWARLSSFGVFSSGKTPSMSNPQFWNGDIPWVTSKDMKRPVITDSEMHITKLAASTMQLYPAGTLLLVARSGILKRLLPLCTLGIDSTINQDIKAFKLYDIDISEWLYYGIKAFEPYILKELVKSVTTVESLKFDEFSSMLLPVPPLAEQHRIISAIKAMLNLLAPLSNNPLFSL; encoded by the coding sequence TTGTATCCGACCGCATTAATATTTTGCGCTTACTTATTAAGTATCAATAATTTGCCTTATGAGAAGATTGGAAAGAAGGAACCGGTATGTATTGCAGATGAGGTGCCGTTTGAGATTCCGGAGAGTTGGGAGTGGGTTACACTTAAAATGATTGCTATAACAGAGCTTGGTAAAACTCTTGATAAAGCAAAAAATCAGGGAGACTACAAGCCTTATCTATGCAGTATAAATGTATATTGGAACGGGATTGACTTGACTAAGGTTAAAGAAGCTCGCTTTGAAGAAAATGAGATTTCAAAATACAAATTGAAAAAGGGAGATCTTCTAATTTGCGAAGGTGGCGATGTAGGTCGTTCTGCAATTTGGGAAAATGATCAAGAAATGTACTATCAAAATGCTCTACACCGTGTCAGATTCTATGGTGGAATAAATCCTTACTACTTTCGTTTGTTGATGGAATGCTATAAAGGGAATAAGATTCTCGATAAGAAAAGTAAGGGAATGACCATCAAGCATCTGGTTCAGACAGCATTGAATGCAATATATTTTCCCCTACCACCGGTACAAGAGCAACAACGTATTGTAGATAAATTCCAATCACTGATACCAATTTTAGAACAATATAATACTTCAGAAATTAGACTATCCAATCTGAACATTGGCTTTCCTGACCTTCTCAAAAAATCTATTTTGCAGGAAGCTGTACAAGGAAAACTTGTTCCACAAGATCCCGCAGACGAGCCGGCATCTCTCCTTCTGGAACGTATTCGTGCAGAGAAGCAAAAGTTAATAGCTGAAGGAAAAATCAAAAAAGATAAGCACGAATCCGTCATTTTCAGAAGGGATAATTCTCATTATGAAAAGCGTGGCTCCGAAGAAGTCTGCATCGATGACGAGATACCATTTGAAATACCAGAAAATTGGGCGTGGGCGAGACTTTCGTCATTTGGTGTATTCAGTAGTGGAAAAACACCCTCGATGTCAAATCCTCAGTTCTGGAATGGTGATATTCCGTGGGTAACTTCGAAGGATATGAAACGACCAGTGATTACAGACTCTGAGATGCATATCACTAAATTGGCAGCATCAACAATGCAATTATACCCAGCGGGTACATTACTTCTGGTTGCTCGCAGTGGTATCCTGAAGAGGTTACTCCCACTATGTACACTGGGGATCGACAGTACTATAAATCAAGACATTAAAGCCTTTAAACTTTATGACATCGACATATCGGAATGGCTGTACTATGGAATAAAAGCTTTTGAGCCATACATTCTTAAAGAATTGGTGAAATCCGTCACAACTGTTGAGAGCTTGAAATTTGATGAATTCTCTTCCATGCTTTTACCAGTGCCGCCACTGGCAGAACAGCATAGAATTATATCAGCAATTAAAGCAATGCTGAATCTACTTGCTCCATTGTCCAACAACCCGTTATTCTCATTATGA